In uncultured Trichococcus sp., one DNA window encodes the following:
- a CDS encoding cytidine deaminase: MNSEELVSRARAAMQHAYSPYSHFPVGAAVLYKDGTVIEGVNVENVSFGATNCAERTALFTGVTQGYRKEDVAAIAIAGDTETFLPPCSICRQVMVELCAYETPVYLSDKHGKIKEVTIKELVPYAFTELNM, encoded by the coding sequence ATGAACAGTGAAGAATTAGTGTCCAGAGCAAGAGCGGCCATGCAGCATGCATACAGCCCGTATTCCCATTTTCCGGTAGGGGCGGCAGTCCTCTATAAGGACGGCACAGTTATTGAAGGCGTAAACGTGGAAAATGTTTCCTTCGGCGCCACCAATTGCGCAGAGCGGACCGCCTTGTTCACCGGTGTGACGCAAGGCTACCGCAAAGAGGATGTCGCAGCAATCGCAATCGCAGGCGACACGGAAACATTCCTCCCGCCCTGCAGCATCTGCCGCCAGGTGATGGTGGAATTGTGCGCGTACGAAACACCAGTCTACCTTTCCGACAAGCACGGGAAAATCAAGGAAGTGACGATCAAAGAGTTGGTTCCGTATGCCTTTACCGAATTAAATATGTAA